In one Candidatus Nitrospira nitrificans genomic region, the following are encoded:
- the cysT gene encoding sulfate ABC transporter permease subunit CysT, with product MNLSLKQPSVLPGFGLTLGFSLFYLGLIVLIPLSGLFVKTSTLSWEQFLGIITTPRAIASYQLTFGVSMAGAVINGLFGSIIAWALIRYHFPGRSLVDALVDLPFALPTAVAGITLAAIYSPNGWIGRYLEPLGMKVAFTPLGVLVALTFIGLPFVVRTVQPVLQDLDREVEEAATTLGANRWQTFRAVIVPELWPALLTGIAMAFARAVGEYGSVIFIAGNMPLKSEITPLLIMTKLEQYDYAGATALGVVMLVISFVLALMINLLQWWNSARHGNQ from the coding sequence ATGAACCTCAGCTTGAAACAACCCAGTGTCCTCCCGGGATTCGGCCTGACTTTGGGGTTTTCTCTCTTTTATCTCGGCCTGATCGTGTTGATTCCTCTCAGCGGCCTCTTTGTGAAAACCAGTACCCTGTCGTGGGAACAGTTTTTGGGAATCATCACGACCCCGCGAGCGATCGCTTCCTACCAGCTGACATTCGGCGTCTCAATGGCCGGCGCAGTCATCAACGGCTTGTTCGGATCGATTATTGCGTGGGCATTGATTCGGTACCATTTTCCAGGCCGTTCTCTTGTCGATGCGCTCGTCGACCTGCCCTTCGCCTTGCCGACGGCGGTCGCCGGCATTACGTTGGCCGCGATCTATTCGCCGAATGGATGGATCGGACGGTACCTCGAACCGTTAGGAATGAAGGTGGCCTTCACCCCGCTGGGCGTGCTGGTCGCGTTGACCTTCATTGGGTTGCCGTTCGTCGTGAGGACCGTGCAACCGGTGTTACAGGACCTGGATCGGGAAGTTGAAGAGGCGGCCACGACGTTGGGAGCCAACCGATGGCAAACCTTTCGGGCGGTGATCGTGCCTGAATTGTGGCCGGCTCTCCTCACCGGGATCGCGATGGCATTCGCCCGCGCCGTCGGGGAATATGGGTCCGTGATCTTCATCGCGGGCAACATGCCGCTGAAATCTGAAATCACGCCGCTCCTCATCATGACCAAATTGGAACAGTACGACTATGCGGGCGCCACGGCACTGGGCGTCGTGATGCTGGTGATCTCGTTCGTGCTGGCGTTGATGATCAACCTTCTGCAATGGTGGAACAGCGCTCGCCATGGGAATCAATAA
- a CDS encoding aspartate/glutamate racemase family protein, giving the protein MMGNFLERIPHIGIVAGTAEGAALCYRTLCLEAESVMGRRYAHPEVTLHSCSLHRYLDAIDQDDWSGVAALLSQSAAKLARVGADVIICPNNTLHKAFRLVESPVPWVHIAKPVAREIEANRWRRVGILGTQTVMEGSVYSEQLYQSNIGIIAPEQDDRSRIQHIIRDELIAGVSAPESALFVRKVIADMAINGAEAVILACTELPLLMAGHQATVPLLDSTRLLAQAALRYRVREERPAEGKYMSDRRSVMPAQENMFRPKLSVRF; this is encoded by the coding sequence ATGATGGGTAACTTCCTCGAAAGAATACCGCACATCGGCATCGTTGCCGGAACGGCGGAAGGCGCTGCGCTCTGTTACCGGACCTTGTGTCTGGAAGCTGAGAGCGTGATGGGGCGTCGCTACGCCCATCCCGAAGTGACGCTCCATTCATGCTCACTTCACCGGTACCTGGACGCGATTGATCAGGACGATTGGTCGGGAGTGGCCGCGCTGCTTTCCCAATCGGCGGCTAAACTGGCCCGCGTCGGCGCCGACGTGATTATTTGCCCGAACAACACATTGCACAAAGCCTTTCGGTTGGTAGAGTCGCCGGTTCCATGGGTTCATATTGCGAAGCCTGTGGCGAGAGAGATCGAGGCCAACCGGTGGCGTCGAGTGGGAATTCTCGGCACGCAGACGGTTATGGAAGGATCGGTCTATTCGGAGCAACTATATCAGTCCAACATCGGCATCATCGCTCCAGAGCAGGATGATCGATCTCGGATTCAGCATATTATTCGAGATGAATTGATCGCAGGAGTCAGTGCCCCCGAATCAGCGCTATTTGTTCGGAAGGTCATTGCGGACATGGCGATTAATGGAGCGGAGGCCGTGATCCTTGCCTGCACGGAACTACCGCTGCTCATGGCGGGGCATCAGGCGACTGTTCCGTTGTTGGACTCAACGCGTCTGCTGGCTCAAGCCGCATTGCGTTACAGAGTGCGGGAGGAACGACCTGCGGAGGGGAAGTACATGAGCGATCGTCGAAGCGTGATGCCGGCTCAGGAAAACATGTTCCGACCAAAGCTGAGCGTTCGCTTCTGA
- a CDS encoding sulfate ABC transporter substrate-binding protein produces MKTLRKIVIALNAAFLVLGALAVQAQDVTLLNVSYDPTRELYQEFNAAFGKYWHKEKGQTVVVKQSHAGSSKQARAVIDGLDADVVTLALAYDVDAIAKVRLLPTDWQKRLPHNSSPYTSTIVFLVRKGNPKAIHDWDDLVKPGISIIPANPKTSGAARWAYLSAWGYALKKYGNDEAKAKDFISRFYANVPVFDSGARGATTTFVERGIGDVLVGWENEAYLALKELGAGKFEIVTPSISILAEPTVSLVDKVVKRKGSEVVAQAYLQYLYSDEGQEIAARHFYRPRSETVSAKYAGQFAKVSLFTIDEVFGGWQKAQQTHFADGGMFDEIYKPNR; encoded by the coding sequence ATGAAAACTCTTCGGAAGATAGTCATTGCGCTGAATGCTGCATTCCTCGTACTAGGCGCACTTGCTGTACAGGCCCAGGATGTCACCCTCTTAAACGTCTCATACGATCCGACGCGAGAGCTGTACCAGGAATTCAATGCGGCGTTTGGGAAGTATTGGCACAAAGAAAAGGGTCAAACCGTCGTCGTGAAACAATCGCATGCAGGTTCCAGCAAGCAAGCGCGGGCCGTGATCGATGGGTTGGATGCCGACGTCGTGACGCTGGCGTTGGCCTATGACGTGGACGCCATCGCCAAAGTTCGGCTGTTACCGACGGATTGGCAGAAGCGATTGCCGCATAATAGTTCGCCCTACACGTCAACGATCGTGTTCTTGGTCAGAAAAGGAAATCCCAAAGCCATTCATGATTGGGACGATCTCGTGAAGCCCGGGATATCCATCATTCCGGCGAATCCGAAAACATCAGGAGCTGCGCGATGGGCCTACCTGTCGGCCTGGGGCTATGCCTTAAAGAAATATGGGAACGATGAAGCAAAGGCCAAGGACTTTATCTCGAGGTTTTACGCCAATGTGCCGGTGTTCGATTCCGGCGCGCGGGGGGCCACCACGACATTCGTTGAACGGGGGATCGGGGATGTGCTGGTGGGATGGGAGAACGAGGCCTATCTTGCGCTCAAGGAACTTGGCGCGGGGAAATTCGAGATCGTCACCCCGTCGATCAGTATCCTCGCTGAGCCGACCGTGTCGCTGGTCGACAAGGTGGTAAAGAGGAAGGGCAGCGAAGTCGTCGCACAGGCCTACCTGCAGTACCTCTATTCAGATGAAGGCCAAGAGATCGCAGCCAGGCATTTCTACCGTCCTCGTTCCGAGACTGTGTCGGCTAAGTACGCCGGTCAATTCGCCAAGGTGAGTTTGTTTACGATCGATGAGGTCTTCGGAGGATGGCAAAAGGCGCAACAGACCCATTTTGCGGACGGCGGGATGTTCGATGAAATCTACAAGCCGAATAGATAA
- a CDS encoding OprO/OprP family phosphate-selective porin: protein MRRSWLFGGVAIVAGIFLGFTGQARAQEVTPPEKSLEQRFEELDQEVRILKRKRELDQEASEAAKKAVPIAKVGSSGLSVESADGTNSIKFHGIVQVDHRLFFEGVNDIRNRTDQRAGNLDEAGFHDANNSWSLRRARPTIEGTLLGKYDFRFMTDFAGGTVSIFDAYLDARLDSAFKIRVGKFKSFVSLERLQSASDIKFIERSYVSNAILPNRDLGIAVHGDVLDNTVNYAFGLMNGVTDGGNISTGPQFSGRKEFTGRVFFTPFRNRESVLRGLGVGVAATYTSVRGERNLNFTDTTPADATRNGLPNYLTDGQNVFFRYGGATVADGDRLRVSPQAYYYIGPFGLLSEYAIVRQDVSLSTGGPPPGGGPGSNTVVTPDTGKTLHHQAWHVTVSYILTGEDASFQGVKPRHNFDFGNGGGAWEFVGRYGEMLLDDDTFKNPTGASFVGGYANLSESPKSARSWTVGVNWYLNQNVRAAVNYSETKFDGGAGIDITPINAAETTVQDRPDERVLLSRIQLAF, encoded by the coding sequence ATGAGAAGGTCATGGTTGTTCGGAGGAGTGGCGATAGTGGCAGGCATTTTCCTCGGGTTCACAGGGCAAGCGAGAGCGCAAGAGGTGACACCACCTGAGAAGTCGCTCGAACAACGCTTTGAGGAGTTGGATCAGGAGGTGCGTATTCTCAAGCGAAAGCGGGAATTGGACCAGGAAGCCTCAGAGGCCGCTAAAAAAGCAGTGCCGATAGCAAAGGTCGGCAGCTCAGGGCTCTCAGTTGAGTCTGCCGATGGCACCAACAGCATCAAGTTCCACGGCATTGTCCAGGTCGATCACCGGCTGTTCTTCGAAGGCGTGAATGACATCCGTAATCGCACCGATCAACGTGCGGGAAATCTGGATGAAGCGGGATTCCATGACGCCAATAATTCATGGAGCCTACGCCGCGCCAGACCGACGATCGAAGGCACGTTGCTGGGGAAATATGACTTTCGCTTCATGACTGACTTTGCAGGCGGGACGGTATCCATCTTCGATGCGTACCTGGATGCCCGACTCGATTCAGCCTTTAAAATTCGCGTCGGCAAATTCAAAAGCTTTGTTTCGCTGGAGCGTTTGCAGAGCGCGAGCGATATCAAATTCATCGAACGAAGTTATGTTTCGAATGCCATTCTGCCGAATCGGGATTTGGGCATCGCCGTGCATGGCGACGTTCTCGACAACACAGTCAATTACGCGTTCGGTCTGATGAACGGGGTGACCGATGGCGGCAACATTAGTACGGGCCCGCAATTCAGCGGACGCAAGGAATTTACCGGCAGGGTATTTTTCACACCGTTCCGGAATCGTGAGTCTGTATTACGGGGACTCGGCGTAGGCGTGGCGGCAACCTACACGAGCGTACGTGGTGAGCGGAACCTGAATTTTACCGACACGACTCCGGCCGACGCGACGAGAAACGGCCTGCCCAATTATCTCACGGATGGCCAGAACGTCTTCTTTCGGTATGGCGGCGCGACTGTCGCCGACGGAGACCGCCTACGCGTTTCTCCGCAAGCCTACTACTACATCGGACCGTTCGGCCTTCTGAGCGAATACGCGATCGTCAGGCAAGACGTCAGTCTTTCGACCGGTGGTCCTCCTCCCGGAGGTGGACCTGGTTCCAACACCGTGGTGACGCCCGATACTGGGAAGACGCTGCATCATCAAGCCTGGCACGTGACGGTGTCCTATATCCTCACCGGAGAAGATGCCTCGTTCCAAGGAGTCAAACCCAGGCACAATTTTGATTTCGGCAACGGTGGAGGAGCCTGGGAGTTCGTGGGGCGATACGGCGAAATGCTTCTCGATGACGACACGTTCAAAAATCCGACAGGTGCGTCATTTGTCGGAGGATATGCCAATTTGTCGGAAAGCCCGAAATCCGCACGTTCCTGGACGGTCGGTGTGAACTGGTATCTGAATCAAAATGTCAGAGCCGCCGTCAATTACTCGGAAACGAAATTTGACGGTGGCGCAGGTATCGATATCACGCCGATCAATGCGGCTGAAACCACGGTGCAAGACCGTCCTGATGAACGCGTCTTGCTCAGTCGGATACAGCTCGCATTTTGA
- a CDS encoding YezD family protein yields MSGGAQEAPFPYSNQTVEQAILLALKGIRFGSVEIIVHDSRVVQIERKEKMRFDRP; encoded by the coding sequence ATGTCAGGAGGGGCTCAAGAGGCACCGTTCCCGTACTCAAATCAAACAGTCGAGCAGGCGATTTTGCTCGCCTTGAAAGGGATTCGGTTTGGGTCTGTCGAGATTATTGTTCACGACTCCAGAGTGGTGCAGATCGAGCGGAAAGAGAAGATGCGGTTTGATCGACCTTAA
- a CDS encoding substrate-binding domain-containing protein: MRIQDQTLKNTVQFSNHLKSIRTKKGLSQVELARRAGMTRQGLSAIESNLYLPTTAVALRLASVLDCRVEDLFSLAPTENIIEGTLIGHLPQTERIQPIRVKVSTVGKRTVVRPVTGLGEQFSFAVPADGYVNETSGKRSGDTVRVQLSRDREAIQQEISVAGCDPAIFLAGEHLRRQKDQTTVVGWTMGSTAALHALQRGDVHVAGLHLLDPVSGESNVPFLRRSLKGSGYEVVTFATWEEGFLVRTGNPKSIRTAADLAEPMVTLINREEGSGARLLLDQRLRAVGIEPTQVRGYDRIVSSHFDVARTIAERQADVGVGIRSAAQLFELDFVPLQAARYDLVVPKSHLKSHPTLTHLFETLVSRPFRNEIEALGGYDTSETGKVHALRVV, translated from the coding sequence ATGCGGATTCAGGACCAGACACTTAAAAACACCGTTCAGTTTTCCAATCACCTCAAATCCATCCGCACGAAGAAGGGTCTGTCTCAAGTCGAACTCGCCAGGCGAGCGGGCATGACGCGACAGGGCTTGTCGGCCATCGAGTCAAACCTCTATTTGCCGACGACCGCCGTTGCCCTCCGGTTGGCTTCGGTACTGGATTGTCGCGTTGAAGACCTATTCAGCCTTGCTCCGACAGAAAATATTATCGAAGGCACTCTGATCGGTCATCTCCCCCAAACGGAGAGAATTCAACCGATTCGAGTCAAAGTTTCAACCGTTGGAAAGCGAACGGTCGTGCGGCCTGTCACCGGCTTGGGCGAGCAATTCTCCTTCGCCGTTCCTGCCGATGGGTATGTCAACGAGACCTCCGGTAAACGGTCCGGCGACACTGTCCGCGTGCAGCTCTCCCGTGATCGAGAAGCGATCCAACAGGAAATCTCCGTGGCCGGATGTGATCCGGCGATTTTTTTAGCCGGTGAACATTTACGGCGACAAAAGGACCAGACGACCGTCGTGGGCTGGACCATGGGAAGCACGGCAGCACTCCACGCATTGCAGCGTGGTGACGTGCATGTGGCGGGACTCCATCTCCTCGACCCGGTCAGCGGAGAATCGAATGTGCCGTTTCTCAGGCGGTCGCTGAAGGGGTCCGGCTATGAGGTCGTCACGTTCGCCACGTGGGAGGAAGGATTTCTCGTTCGCACGGGCAATCCAAAATCAATTCGCACGGCTGCGGATCTTGCGGAGCCGATGGTGACACTGATCAATCGAGAAGAAGGCTCCGGAGCAAGACTGCTGCTTGATCAACGGTTGCGAGCAGTTGGAATTGAGCCTACGCAAGTTCGAGGGTATGATCGAATCGTATCGTCGCATTTCGATGTGGCTCGGACTATTGCGGAGCGCCAGGCCGACGTTGGCGTCGGTATTCGCTCCGCCGCACAACTCTTTGAACTCGATTTCGTACCGCTGCAAGCCGCCCGCTACGACCTGGTCGTACCCAAGTCACACCTCAAGTCCCATCCGACGTTGACACATCTGTTTGAAACACTGGTCAGCCGTCCATTCAGGAACGAGATCGAAGCGCTTGGCGGATACGACACCAGCGAAACGGGAAAAGTCCATGCCTTGCGGGTCGTTTAA
- a CDS encoding alginate export family protein — MSKKSLCWVLLTVPLLVFAPNTTEAVEYGELVQKDGQWAFKNTEDPVFKLMRDTGWITNERYFEVSGRTGKNWIEPADAVLIRRQSVDWGRYLHTAAHLPDWIDLGFEQRTRFESYDQPWRSNQVAGNGGTDFQVPLRSIVRFGLGGDGPFRFLFEGIDSRSFSDGARADFQNNTSVNEFDVLQLFGSLTLKNVLGTGLRTDFHFGRFTMDLGKRRLVARNEFRNTIQAFDGFHWQIGEDKLWRIRAFVVEPVVIQPVRLDEMNSKFFFWGTYLESRHFTWFQFDAYYLGLNDKRGAVANRRNISTYGVRLFKEPVVGEMDYEIESGYQTGNTGGRDHVAHFQNAEVGYTFNAPWTPRLLAQYTYASGDDDPTDDENGSFDRLFGARRFDFNPTGIFGPFFRSNINTPGWRLILQPGKSVTLQVKHRFWYLAQAEDQFAGNGLRDVTGQSGSYLGHDVELRAQWAINRNLGFDVGYMHWFKGSYFDSPAILVQMPQGGNKDTDYFYAQATVRM; from the coding sequence ATGTCGAAGAAATCGTTGTGCTGGGTCTTGCTGACTGTACCGCTCCTTGTGTTTGCACCGAACACGACCGAGGCCGTCGAGTATGGAGAATTGGTCCAGAAAGATGGGCAATGGGCATTTAAGAACACCGAAGATCCCGTTTTCAAACTCATGCGTGACACGGGCTGGATTACCAATGAGCGATATTTCGAAGTTTCCGGTCGGACCGGAAAAAACTGGATCGAGCCAGCCGACGCCGTACTCATCCGGCGACAAAGTGTGGACTGGGGACGATACCTCCATACTGCGGCGCACCTCCCCGACTGGATCGATCTGGGGTTCGAGCAACGGACACGGTTTGAATCCTATGACCAGCCCTGGCGATCAAACCAAGTCGCCGGGAACGGAGGGACGGATTTCCAAGTTCCCCTGCGCTCGATAGTTCGATTTGGATTGGGCGGAGACGGACCATTCCGATTTCTTTTTGAAGGAATAGATTCACGGTCCTTTTCGGATGGAGCGCGTGCAGATTTTCAGAATAACACCTCCGTCAATGAGTTCGACGTATTACAATTATTCGGATCATTGACGTTGAAGAATGTCTTAGGAACAGGGTTACGGACTGACTTCCACTTCGGACGATTTACCATGGATTTAGGTAAACGCCGGCTCGTCGCCAGAAACGAATTTCGAAATACCATCCAAGCGTTCGACGGGTTTCACTGGCAGATCGGTGAGGATAAGCTCTGGCGGATCAGGGCATTCGTCGTGGAGCCGGTCGTCATCCAGCCTGTGCGACTCGATGAAATGAACAGCAAATTCTTCTTCTGGGGGACCTATCTCGAGAGTCGGCATTTCACCTGGTTCCAGTTTGACGCCTACTATTTAGGGCTCAATGACAAACGGGGGGCTGTAGCCAATCGTCGAAACATATCCACGTACGGAGTTCGTCTCTTTAAAGAACCCGTCGTGGGTGAAATGGATTACGAGATCGAAAGCGGCTATCAGACCGGCAACACAGGGGGTCGCGATCATGTCGCTCACTTTCAAAATGCTGAGGTGGGGTACACATTCAACGCTCCTTGGACTCCCCGATTGCTCGCTCAGTATACCTATGCCAGTGGAGATGACGACCCCACCGACGATGAGAACGGATCGTTCGACCGGTTGTTCGGCGCGCGCCGATTCGACTTCAATCCGACCGGCATCTTCGGACCGTTTTTCAGAAGCAACATCAATACCCCGGGATGGCGGCTGATCCTACAGCCGGGAAAAAGCGTGACGCTTCAAGTGAAACATCGCTTTTGGTACCTGGCTCAAGCAGAAGATCAGTTCGCAGGTAACGGATTGCGAGATGTCACCGGACAATCCGGAAGCTATCTGGGCCACGATGTGGAACTGCGCGCGCAATGGGCCATCAACCGGAACCTGGGTTTCGATGTCGGATACATGCATTGGTTCAAGGGCTCCTACTTTGACAGCCCCGCCATCCTTGTCCAAATGCCGCAAGGCGGAAACAAGGATACGGATTACTTCTATGCTCAGGCAACAGTCAGAATGTAG
- the modA gene encoding molybdate ABC transporter substrate-binding protein: MKQRFLILSLLVIVTMAVTPAFAEQALVAVAANFVPPFREIAMEFEKSTGHQLQVAGGSSGNFYSQIKNGAPFDVFFSADMERPKKLEDEGLGVKDSRFTYAIGRLVLWSPNESLIKGEETLRSKQYKKLAMANPKTAPYGVAAMQALQRLEVWDSVQPHIVMGESLGQTMGFIESGNAQLGFVALSQVLDPKIKGQGSRWDVPNNLHEPIQQDVILLTKGKDNVAAKALLEFIGSPRAKAIIEHYGYELK, translated from the coding sequence ATGAAACAGAGGTTTCTAATCTTAAGCTTATTGGTCATCGTAACGATGGCGGTTACCCCGGCCTTCGCCGAGCAAGCCCTGGTGGCCGTTGCCGCCAATTTTGTTCCGCCGTTCCGCGAGATCGCAATGGAGTTCGAGAAATCGACCGGCCATCAGCTTCAGGTTGCCGGAGGATCCTCCGGCAATTTCTATTCGCAAATCAAGAATGGCGCACCGTTCGATGTGTTTTTCTCTGCCGATATGGAACGCCCCAAGAAGTTGGAAGATGAGGGGCTTGGTGTCAAGGATTCCCGCTTCACCTATGCCATCGGCCGTCTTGTGCTGTGGAGTCCGAACGAGAGCCTGATCAAAGGCGAGGAGACGCTACGGTCGAAACAATACAAGAAGCTGGCCATGGCCAATCCCAAGACCGCGCCATACGGCGTCGCAGCAATGCAGGCTCTCCAAAGGCTGGAAGTCTGGGACAGCGTACAGCCTCACATCGTCATGGGAGAGAGTCTCGGTCAAACCATGGGGTTCATCGAGTCCGGCAATGCCCAGTTGGGGTTCGTGGCCTTATCACAGGTCCTCGATCCGAAGATTAAGGGACAGGGCAGTCGCTGGGATGTCCCAAACAATCTGCACGAACCAATCCAACAGGACGTGATCTTGCTGACGAAGGGCAAGGATAACGTGGCGGCCAAAGCTCTCCTGGAGTTCATCGGTAGCCCGCGAGCCAAAGCGATCATCGAACATTATGGGTATGAGCTGAAGTAA
- the modB gene encoding molybdate ABC transporter permease subunit, with product MAILTDLDLNALWVSVRLATMTVIILLIVGTPLAWWLAHTRSRVRPIVEAVVALPIVLPPTVLGFYILVALGPYGPLGRLADLSLAFTFTGLVIASVFYSMPFVIQPLQSAFEAVGKAPLEAAWSLRASKWDAFVTVISPIALRGYISAIVLGFAHTMGEFGVVLMVGGSIPGQTRVLSTTIFEHVELGEYAQAHAASAFMLIFSFLVLLAVYIANRRFPIHVS from the coding sequence ATGGCAATCTTGACAGACCTTGATCTGAACGCACTGTGGGTCAGCGTACGGCTGGCGACGATGACCGTGATCATTCTATTGATCGTTGGCACGCCTCTCGCTTGGTGGCTGGCCCATACTCGATCCCGAGTGAGACCTATCGTGGAAGCCGTGGTCGCGCTTCCGATCGTGCTCCCTCCCACGGTCCTGGGATTCTACATTCTCGTCGCGCTTGGTCCTTATGGACCGCTCGGTCGTCTTGCAGATCTCTCACTGGCATTCACCTTCACCGGTCTAGTGATCGCATCTGTTTTTTATTCGATGCCATTCGTCATTCAGCCGCTGCAAAGCGCGTTTGAAGCGGTCGGTAAAGCTCCGCTTGAAGCTGCTTGGTCGCTCCGCGCCTCGAAGTGGGACGCGTTTGTGACTGTCATTTCTCCGATCGCACTGCGGGGATATATCAGTGCGATCGTGCTCGGGTTTGCGCATACGATGGGTGAGTTTGGCGTGGTGCTCATGGTCGGAGGGTCGATTCCGGGACAAACACGTGTCCTCTCCACCACCATCTTCGAGCATGTCGAACTCGGGGAATATGCCCAAGCGCATGCGGCCTCTGCCTTCATGCTGATCTTTTCGTTCCTGGTATTGCTAGCGGTCTATATCGCGAATCGCCGATTTCCCATACACGTCTCATGA